In Excalfactoria chinensis isolate bCotChi1 chromosome 5, bCotChi1.hap2, whole genome shotgun sequence, a single genomic region encodes these proteins:
- the AMPD3 gene encoding AMP deaminase 3 isoform X1 — protein MRHRGAVAAAAASGGSGSSLCSPSPPAPERASPAGAVPGMEFPGELAEMPRQFPKLNISEVDEQVRLLAEKVFAKVLREEDSKDALSLFTVPEDCPIGQKEAKERELQKELAEQQSVETAKRKKSFKMIRSQSLSLQIPSQDWKAPSAVPTLSPTTPVLQSAFLPVQLPYDVPEFQRVSISGDYCAGVTVDDYEQAAKSLVKALLIREKYSRLAYHRFPRTTSQYLCSMQQEKWKVEDEVCPHFHSPPEENEDPYNLDDAPDNLNYVVKIRGGIPYVYDNKEMMEVNEPRSLPYPDLETYTLDLSHVLALIADGPTKTYCHRRLNFLESKFSLHEMLNEMSEFKELKSNPHRDFYNVRKVDTHIHAAACMNQKHLLRFIKHTYQTEPDRIVAEKKGRKMTLKQVFESLHMDPYDLTVDSLDVHAGRQTFHRFDKFNSKYNPVGASELRDLYLKTENYIGGEYFARMVKEVARELEESKYQYTEPRLSIYGRSPDEWLNLAKWFIKHKVYSPNMRWIIQVPRIYDIFRSKNILPSFGKMLENIFVPLFEATINPKDHKELHLFLKYVTGFDSVDDESKHSGHMFSDKSLNPDLWTSEKNPPYSYYLYYMYVNIMLLNNLRKERGMCTFLFRPHCGEAGSITHLVSAFLTADNISHGLLLKKSPVLQYLYYLAQIPIAMSPLSNNSLFLEYSKNPLREFLHKGLHVSLSTDDPMQFHYTKEALMEEYAIAAQVWKLSTCDLCEIARNSVLQSGLSDKEKQKFLGVNYCKEGPEGNDIRKTNVAQIRMAFRYETLCNELSFLSDAMRTDEISTLSK, from the exons ATGCGACACAGGGGAGCGGTGGCTGCGGCTGCAGCGTCGGGCGGGAGCGgctcctccctctgctccccgTCGCCGCCGGCTCCTGAGCGAGCTTCCCCGGCCGGGGCCGTGCCTGGCATGGAGTTCCCCGGGGAGCTGG CTGAGATGCCCAGACAGttcccaaaactgaacatatcCGAAGTTGATGAGCAAGTGCGACTTCTAGCAGAGAAGGTATTTGCTAAAGTCCTCCGAGAAGAAGACAGCAAAGATGCCTTGTCACTATTCACTGTGCCTGAAGACTGCCCTATTGGGCAGAAAGAGGCCAAGGAAAGGGAACTTCAGAAGGAACTGGCAGAACAACAGTCTGTGGAAACAGCAAAAAG GAAGAAAAGTTTCAAGATGATTCGATCTCAGTCTTTGTCATTACAAATTCCGTCTCAGGATTGGAAAGCACCATCAGCTGTTCCTACTCTGTCTCCTACAACACCAGTTCTTCAAAGTGCTTTCCTGCCAGTCCAGCTGCCATACGATGTACCGGAGTTTCAGAGAGTTTCAATTAGTGGTGACTACTGTGCAGGG gttacAGTTGATGATTATGAGCAAGCTGCCAAGAGTCTGGTGAAAGCTCTTCTCATTCGAGAAAAGTATTCCCGCCTTGCCTACCATCGCTTCCCAAGAACGACATCCCAGTATTTGTGTAGCATGCAACAGGAAAAGTGGAAGGTTGAAGATGAAGTGTGTCCAC ATTTTCATTCACCcccagaagaaaatgaagatccTTACAATCTTGATGATGCTCCAGACAACTTGAATTATGTTGTCAAGATAAGAGGTGGCATTCCATATGTTTATGATAACAAAGAAATGATGGAAGTCAATGAGCCTCGGAGTCTGCCCTACCCTGACCTGGAGACCTATACCCTTGACTTGAGCCACGTTCTTGCTCTAATTGCAGATGGTCCAAC aaagaCATACTGCCATCGCCGGCTGAACTTTTTAGAGTCTAAATTTAGTCTGCATGAGATGTTAAACGAAATGTCTGAGTTTAAAGAACTGAAGAGTAATCCCCATCGAGACTTCTATAACGTGAGAAAG GTTGATACTCATAtccatgctgctgcttgcaTGAACCAGAAACACTTACTGAGGTTCATTAAGCACACATATCAAACGGAGCCAGACAGGATTGTTGCAGAGAAAAAAGGCAGGAAGATGACCTTAAAGCAAGTCTTTGAAAGCCTTCACATGGATCCATATGACCTCACTGTAGACTCTTTAGATGTCCATGCA gGTCGTCAAACATTTCATCGATTTGACAAATTCAATTCCAAGTACAACCCAGTTGGTGCCAGTGAGCTGAGGGACTTGTATTTGAAAACTGAGAACTACATTGGTGGTGAATATTTTGCTCGTATGGTCAAG GAGGTAGCCCGTGAACTAGAAGAAAGTAAGTACCAGTATACAGAACCCCGATTATCCATCTATGGACGGTCTCCAGATGAATGGCTGAACTTGGCAAAATGGTTCATTAAACATAAAGTCTATTCCCCTAACATGCGCTGGATAATTCAGGTTCCCAGAATCTA tgacATATTTAGGTCAAAGAATATTCTGCCTAGTTTTGGAAAGATGTTGGAGAACATCTTTGTGCCTTTGTTTGAAGCAACAATCAATCCCAAAGACCACAAAGAATTACACCTTTTCCTCAAATAT GTGACTGGCTTTGACAGCGTTGATGATGAATCCAAACATAGTGGCCATATGTTCTCTGACAAAAGCCTTAACCCTGACCTCTGGACCAGCGAGAAGAATCCCCCATATAGCTATTATTTGTATTACATGTATGTCAACATCATGTTGCTAAACAACCTTAGGAA GGAAAGAGGCATGTGTACTTTCCTGTTTCGACCTCACTGTGGAGAAGCTGGGTCTATCACACATCTTGTGTCAGCCTTTCTAACAGCAGACAACATTTCTCATGGACTGCTCTTGAAGAAG agtcCTGTCCTGCAGTATCTTTATTACCTTGCACAAATACCCATTGCCATGTCTCCGCTTAGTAATAACAGCCTATTCCTGGAGTACTCAAAAAATCCACTACGGGAATTTCTACACAAGGGACTTCATGTCTCTCTCTCTACAGATGATCCTATGCAATTTCATTACACAAAG GAAGCACTCATGGAGGAATATGCTATTGCAGCCCAGGTGTGGAAACTAAGTACCTGTGACTTATGTGAAATAGCAAGAAACAGCGTGCTACAGAGTGGTTTGTCTGATAAG gaaaaacagaaattcttAGGGGTTAACTACTGCAAAGAAGGGCCAGAGGGAAATGACATTCGTAAGACAAATGTTGCACAGATCCGGATGGCCTTCAGGTACGAGACACTGTGCAATGAACTGAGTTTCCTGTCTGATGCTATGAGAACAGATGAGATTTCTACGTTGTCCAAGTAG
- the AMPD3 gene encoding AMP deaminase 3 isoform X2 — protein sequence MPRQFPKLNISEVDEQVRLLAEKVFAKVLREEDSKDALSLFTVPEDCPIGQKEAKERELQKELAEQQSVETAKRKKSFKMIRSQSLSLQIPSQDWKAPSAVPTLSPTTPVLQSAFLPVQLPYDVPEFQRVSISGDYCAGVTVDDYEQAAKSLVKALLIREKYSRLAYHRFPRTTSQYLCSMQQEKWKVEDEVCPHFHSPPEENEDPYNLDDAPDNLNYVVKIRGGIPYVYDNKEMMEVNEPRSLPYPDLETYTLDLSHVLALIADGPTKTYCHRRLNFLESKFSLHEMLNEMSEFKELKSNPHRDFYNVRKVDTHIHAAACMNQKHLLRFIKHTYQTEPDRIVAEKKGRKMTLKQVFESLHMDPYDLTVDSLDVHAGRQTFHRFDKFNSKYNPVGASELRDLYLKTENYIGGEYFARMVKEVARELEESKYQYTEPRLSIYGRSPDEWLNLAKWFIKHKVYSPNMRWIIQVPRIYDIFRSKNILPSFGKMLENIFVPLFEATINPKDHKELHLFLKYVTGFDSVDDESKHSGHMFSDKSLNPDLWTSEKNPPYSYYLYYMYVNIMLLNNLRKERGMCTFLFRPHCGEAGSITHLVSAFLTADNISHGLLLKKSPVLQYLYYLAQIPIAMSPLSNNSLFLEYSKNPLREFLHKGLHVSLSTDDPMQFHYTKEALMEEYAIAAQVWKLSTCDLCEIARNSVLQSGLSDKEKQKFLGVNYCKEGPEGNDIRKTNVAQIRMAFRYETLCNELSFLSDAMRTDEISTLSK from the exons ATGCCCAGACAGttcccaaaactgaacatatcCGAAGTTGATGAGCAAGTGCGACTTCTAGCAGAGAAGGTATTTGCTAAAGTCCTCCGAGAAGAAGACAGCAAAGATGCCTTGTCACTATTCACTGTGCCTGAAGACTGCCCTATTGGGCAGAAAGAGGCCAAGGAAAGGGAACTTCAGAAGGAACTGGCAGAACAACAGTCTGTGGAAACAGCAAAAAG GAAGAAAAGTTTCAAGATGATTCGATCTCAGTCTTTGTCATTACAAATTCCGTCTCAGGATTGGAAAGCACCATCAGCTGTTCCTACTCTGTCTCCTACAACACCAGTTCTTCAAAGTGCTTTCCTGCCAGTCCAGCTGCCATACGATGTACCGGAGTTTCAGAGAGTTTCAATTAGTGGTGACTACTGTGCAGGG gttacAGTTGATGATTATGAGCAAGCTGCCAAGAGTCTGGTGAAAGCTCTTCTCATTCGAGAAAAGTATTCCCGCCTTGCCTACCATCGCTTCCCAAGAACGACATCCCAGTATTTGTGTAGCATGCAACAGGAAAAGTGGAAGGTTGAAGATGAAGTGTGTCCAC ATTTTCATTCACCcccagaagaaaatgaagatccTTACAATCTTGATGATGCTCCAGACAACTTGAATTATGTTGTCAAGATAAGAGGTGGCATTCCATATGTTTATGATAACAAAGAAATGATGGAAGTCAATGAGCCTCGGAGTCTGCCCTACCCTGACCTGGAGACCTATACCCTTGACTTGAGCCACGTTCTTGCTCTAATTGCAGATGGTCCAAC aaagaCATACTGCCATCGCCGGCTGAACTTTTTAGAGTCTAAATTTAGTCTGCATGAGATGTTAAACGAAATGTCTGAGTTTAAAGAACTGAAGAGTAATCCCCATCGAGACTTCTATAACGTGAGAAAG GTTGATACTCATAtccatgctgctgcttgcaTGAACCAGAAACACTTACTGAGGTTCATTAAGCACACATATCAAACGGAGCCAGACAGGATTGTTGCAGAGAAAAAAGGCAGGAAGATGACCTTAAAGCAAGTCTTTGAAAGCCTTCACATGGATCCATATGACCTCACTGTAGACTCTTTAGATGTCCATGCA gGTCGTCAAACATTTCATCGATTTGACAAATTCAATTCCAAGTACAACCCAGTTGGTGCCAGTGAGCTGAGGGACTTGTATTTGAAAACTGAGAACTACATTGGTGGTGAATATTTTGCTCGTATGGTCAAG GAGGTAGCCCGTGAACTAGAAGAAAGTAAGTACCAGTATACAGAACCCCGATTATCCATCTATGGACGGTCTCCAGATGAATGGCTGAACTTGGCAAAATGGTTCATTAAACATAAAGTCTATTCCCCTAACATGCGCTGGATAATTCAGGTTCCCAGAATCTA tgacATATTTAGGTCAAAGAATATTCTGCCTAGTTTTGGAAAGATGTTGGAGAACATCTTTGTGCCTTTGTTTGAAGCAACAATCAATCCCAAAGACCACAAAGAATTACACCTTTTCCTCAAATAT GTGACTGGCTTTGACAGCGTTGATGATGAATCCAAACATAGTGGCCATATGTTCTCTGACAAAAGCCTTAACCCTGACCTCTGGACCAGCGAGAAGAATCCCCCATATAGCTATTATTTGTATTACATGTATGTCAACATCATGTTGCTAAACAACCTTAGGAA GGAAAGAGGCATGTGTACTTTCCTGTTTCGACCTCACTGTGGAGAAGCTGGGTCTATCACACATCTTGTGTCAGCCTTTCTAACAGCAGACAACATTTCTCATGGACTGCTCTTGAAGAAG agtcCTGTCCTGCAGTATCTTTATTACCTTGCACAAATACCCATTGCCATGTCTCCGCTTAGTAATAACAGCCTATTCCTGGAGTACTCAAAAAATCCACTACGGGAATTTCTACACAAGGGACTTCATGTCTCTCTCTCTACAGATGATCCTATGCAATTTCATTACACAAAG GAAGCACTCATGGAGGAATATGCTATTGCAGCCCAGGTGTGGAAACTAAGTACCTGTGACTTATGTGAAATAGCAAGAAACAGCGTGCTACAGAGTGGTTTGTCTGATAAG gaaaaacagaaattcttAGGGGTTAACTACTGCAAAGAAGGGCCAGAGGGAAATGACATTCGTAAGACAAATGTTGCACAGATCCGGATGGCCTTCAGGTACGAGACACTGTGCAATGAACTGAGTTTCCTGTCTGATGCTATGAGAACAGATGAGATTTCTACGTTGTCCAAGTAG